The following coding sequences lie in one Thermanaerothrix sp. genomic window:
- a CDS encoding glycosyltransferase family 10: MKVKVTTQFPEWPLRLQSPSGLCQWDGVRFFIDDDTDEADAWVVFDNVKRTVSALCPPEKVVLITFEPPAIKSYPSSYLKQFARVVTCHNMDHPGVIRWQQSLPWHYGRNLAGQGEDRFLESYDTLSADDPFSAKERLASIVCSAKRSRDCHRRRHEFVSLLEEARIEGLEFFGRGRPVEAPCKRDAIRPYKYHVVLENSSYPDYWSEKLADAYLGGAFPIYWGCPNLEDYFPEGSFARIDIERPKEAVERIREILGSSLYEDSIEALRKARDLVLNRYNFFPAMASLLKEIPGGSPRMVIIKPEELFTLRGMVRRVRLKVKRMLGAECDLR, encoded by the coding sequence ATGAAGGTAAAGGTTACTACCCAATTCCCGGAGTGGCCCCTTAGGCTTCAGAGCCCATCGGGGCTTTGCCAGTGGGACGGGGTTAGGTTCTTCATCGACGACGACACCGACGAGGCGGACGCCTGGGTGGTGTTTGATAACGTAAAGCGCACGGTGTCCGCCCTTTGCCCCCCGGAGAAGGTGGTGCTAATAACCTTCGAGCCTCCGGCCATAAAGAGCTACCCCTCTTCTTACCTTAAGCAGTTTGCCAGGGTAGTGACGTGCCATAACATGGACCACCCGGGGGTGATACGGTGGCAGCAGAGCCTTCCCTGGCACTACGGCCGGAACCTGGCGGGGCAAGGGGAGGATCGGTTCCTTGAGAGCTACGACACCCTTTCGGCGGACGACCCCTTCTCGGCCAAGGAGCGTCTTGCCTCCATAGTGTGTTCCGCCAAGCGCAGCAGGGACTGCCACCGCCGCCGCCATGAGTTCGTGTCCCTCCTTGAGGAGGCCCGCATAGAGGGGTTGGAGTTCTTCGGCCGGGGGCGTCCAGTGGAGGCGCCCTGTAAGCGGGATGCCATAAGGCCCTATAAGTACCACGTGGTGCTTGAGAACTCCTCGTATCCCGACTATTGGTCCGAGAAGCTGGCGGACGCGTACCTGGGGGGCGCCTTCCCCATATATTGGGGCTGTCCAAACTTGGAGGATTACTTCCCGGAGGGGTCCTTCGCCAGGATAGACATCGAAAGACCCAAAGAGGCGGTGGAACGGATAAGGGAGATCCTGGGAAGCTCCCTCTACGAGGACTCCATAGAGGCCTTGCGGAAGGCCAGGGACCTGGTGCTCAACCGCTACAACTTCTTCCCCGCCATGGCGTCATTGCTTAAGGAGATACCCGGCGGCAGCCCCCGGATGGTCATCATAAAGCCGGAGGAGCTCTTCACCCTGAGGGGGATGGTGCGGCGGGTGCGGCTTAAGGTGAAGCGCATGCTGGGGGCGGAGTGTGACCTAAGGTGA
- a CDS encoding glycosyltransferase family 4 protein, with the protein MSLNVIQVLPEFVEGGVERHVLYLSNALHAMGHRVTVVSHGGPLEGLLNGPFHVSMDVHRKNPVSGAACALRLSRLVLRTGAMVVHAHSRVPAWISWWASALSGIPWMATCHGFYSRNLGLLPYRRAGRLICVSRAVRDFFDAVAPKVPKDVIYNGLSPSPLSWQGSGEAVKHLVFVGRLTPVKGLQVLLAALGKLRDLGWFLHVVGDGPKMEEYRAFAEELGLSSRVRFLGFVQEPEEVMARCDCLVFPSLEEGMGLVLMRAVSMGMPVLASRIPAVMELARDGASLVPPGDVDAWAGALGDFIRHGKAQSFDLSVIPSVDEMAYKVEESYVRLLRGL; encoded by the coding sequence GTGAGTCTCAACGTGATCCAGGTGCTGCCGGAGTTCGTGGAGGGCGGGGTGGAGCGGCACGTGCTGTACCTTTCGAACGCCCTTCACGCCATGGGGCACCGGGTAACCGTGGTGTCCCACGGCGGCCCGCTGGAGGGCCTTCTAAACGGCCCTTTCCACGTCTCAATGGATGTCCACCGAAAGAACCCGGTTTCAGGGGCCGCCTGTGCCTTGAGGCTTTCCAGGCTGGTGTTGAGGACGGGCGCCATGGTGGTGCACGCCCATTCCAGGGTGCCCGCCTGGATCTCCTGGTGGGCCTCCGCCCTGTCGGGGATCCCCTGGATGGCCACTTGCCACGGCTTCTACAGCAGGAACCTGGGCCTTCTCCCTTACAGGAGGGCGGGACGTCTCATCTGCGTAAGCCGCGCGGTGCGGGACTTCTTCGACGCCGTGGCTCCCAAGGTGCCGAAGGACGTGATATACAACGGCCTTAGCCCCTCACCACTTTCGTGGCAGGGAAGCGGCGAGGCGGTAAAACACCTGGTCTTCGTGGGGCGCCTTACCCCCGTTAAGGGCCTTCAGGTACTGCTGGCCGCCCTCGGGAAGCTTCGGGACTTGGGGTGGTTTTTGCACGTGGTGGGGGACGGGCCCAAGATGGAGGAGTACAGGGCCTTCGCGGAGGAGCTTGGTTTGTCCTCCAGGGTCCGGTTCTTAGGCTTTGTCCAAGAGCCCGAGGAGGTCATGGCAAGGTGCGACTGCCTTGTCTTCCCGTCCCTTGAAGAGGGCATGGGGCTGGTCTTGATGCGGGCCGTATCCATGGGGATGCCGGTTTTAGCCTCCCGCATCCCCGCGGTGATGGAGCTTGCCAGAGATGGGGCTTCTCTCGTACCCCCGGGGGACGTGGACGCCTGGGCAGGGGCGCTGGGGGACTTCATTCGCCACGGCAAGGCCCAGTCCTTTGACCTCTCCGTAATACCATCGGTGGACGAGATGGCGTATAAGGTTGAGGAGTCTTACGTAAGGCTCCTTAGAGGTTTGTAG
- the rfaD gene encoding ADP-glyceromanno-heptose 6-epimerase, with amino-acid sequence MIIVTGGAGFIGSNLIKGLNDMGLDDILVVDRLARSEKYKNLTGLRFTDYLHKDRFRQLLSSGRFNGVDVQGVFHQGACSNTMEMDGDYMMDNNTSYSVDLLNFCLENKVPFIYASSAAVYGNGDLGFSEEPGCERPLNPYGLSKLVFDNHVRKQIKAASSPVVGLRYFNVFGPNEFHKGNMASVAYHFYNQITATGKARLFKGTDGYVDGEQRRDFVYVKDVVKVNLWFWANQGPSGIYNCGTGAPKSFNQVANGIIKALGYGEITYVDFPEALRGKYQNHTEADLSNLRRAGYPHEFTPLEEALEDYCRFLKEASKG; translated from the coding sequence GTGATAATAGTAACCGGCGGCGCCGGGTTCATCGGCAGCAACCTGATAAAGGGCCTTAACGACATGGGATTGGACGACATCCTGGTTGTGGACCGTCTGGCAAGGTCAGAGAAATACAAGAACCTGACAGGCCTCAGGTTCACCGACTACCTGCACAAGGACCGGTTCCGCCAATTGCTTTCGTCCGGCAGGTTCAACGGCGTGGACGTTCAAGGGGTCTTCCATCAAGGGGCCTGCTCTAACACCATGGAGATGGATGGGGACTACATGATGGACAACAACACGTCCTACAGCGTAGACCTACTCAACTTCTGTCTGGAGAATAAGGTTCCGTTCATATACGCCTCCAGCGCCGCGGTATACGGCAATGGAGACCTGGGTTTCAGCGAGGAGCCGGGATGTGAACGGCCTCTCAACCCATACGGTTTGTCCAAGCTGGTGTTCGACAATCACGTAAGAAAACAGATTAAGGCCGCATCCAGTCCGGTGGTAGGGCTCAGGTATTTTAACGTGTTCGGCCCCAACGAGTTCCACAAGGGCAACATGGCATCGGTGGCCTACCACTTCTACAATCAGATCACCGCCACCGGCAAGGCAAGGCTCTTCAAAGGGACCGATGGGTACGTCGACGGAGAGCAACGGAGGGACTTCGTGTACGTAAAGGACGTGGTGAAGGTCAACCTGTGGTTTTGGGCCAACCAAGGACCCAGCGGCATCTACAACTGCGGCACCGGCGCGCCAAAAAGCTTTAACCAAGTCGCCAACGGGATAATAAAAGCGCTGGGATACGGGGAAATAACTTATGTGGACTTTCCAGAGGCCCTTAGGGGCAAGTATCAAAACCATACGGAAGCGGACCTCTCCAACCTACGAAGGGCCGGGTATCCTCACGAGTTCACCCCCTTAGAGGAGGCCCTTGAGGATTACTGCCGCTTTTTGAAAGAAGCCTCAAAGGGCTGA
- a CDS encoding glycosyltransferase family 9 protein, with amino-acid sequence MRIDPSRVQRVLVIGLSCLGDMLLASAALWNLRLFLPKSDFTILVGPRALEAVKEDPMWNRVVVYDRQRDFPGIVGRWRFISYMRSFSPDLVVDLRSGLNPLFSGARYAPLWGIRELMLPKGLHEAERNLWCMSTLGVPLVTRGMRFYITPKAHREAEAVLGGRSPVVVLNPGANSRFNRWPVDGFLSVARWLAGRGLYVGVIGKSQDEMVLGETILSGVGDRGVDLRSLPSLGVLGAVISRASLFVSNDTGPLHLASAVGTPTVGIYARRDLALRYGPWGNRHVCVLPTEDPADEADGSRLEALKSIGVDSVLEACSRVLEGRV; translated from the coding sequence TTGAGGATAGATCCTTCGAGGGTCCAGCGGGTTTTGGTGATAGGGCTTTCCTGCCTTGGGGATATGCTGCTGGCCTCCGCGGCCCTTTGGAACCTGCGGCTTTTTTTGCCCAAAAGTGACTTCACCATACTTGTGGGTCCCAGGGCTTTGGAGGCGGTGAAGGAGGATCCCATGTGGAACCGGGTGGTGGTGTACGACCGCCAGCGGGACTTCCCGGGGATAGTAGGCCGGTGGCGTTTCATATCGTACATGAGGAGCTTCTCTCCGGATCTCGTGGTGGACCTGCGATCGGGCCTTAACCCGCTCTTCTCCGGTGCTAGGTACGCTCCCCTGTGGGGAATTAGGGAGCTTATGCTGCCAAAGGGTCTGCACGAGGCGGAGCGGAACCTGTGGTGCATGTCCACCCTTGGGGTGCCGCTGGTGACCAGGGGCATGAGGTTTTACATAACCCCCAAGGCCCATCGGGAGGCGGAGGCCGTCCTTGGGGGCCGCAGCCCGGTGGTGGTCCTTAATCCGGGGGCTAATTCCAGGTTTAATAGATGGCCCGTTGATGGGTTCTTAAGCGTCGCCAGGTGGTTGGCTGGTAGGGGCTTATATGTTGGAGTGATAGGCAAGTCTCAGGATGAGATGGTTCTGGGGGAGACGATACTATCAGGTGTTGGTGATAGGGGAGTGGACCTAAGATCCCTCCCGTCCCTTGGGGTTTTAGGGGCGGTTATTTCCAGGGCTTCCCTGTTCGTGTCCAACGACACGGGGCCCCTGCATCTTGCAAGCGCGGTGGGGACTCCGACGGTTGGCATATACGCTAGGCGTGACCTGGCGCTGCGCTACGGTCCTTGGGGCAACAGGCATGTCTGCGTGCTGCCTACTGAGGACCCCGCCGACGAGGCCGATGGGTCCAGGCTGGAGGCGCTTAAGTCCATAGGTGTGGATTCCGTGTTGGAGGCCTGTTCCCGTGTCCTGGAGGGTAGGGTGTGA
- a CDS encoding SIS domain-containing protein: MIDSVLEQLNATAGELHRWATSEGVKRLEEAADLIAGALLKGGKLLLCGNGGSAADCQHVAAEFVCRLSASRPRGPMAALALTTDTSFITACSNDYSFDLVFARQVRGLGRPGDVLMAISTSGSSRNVVLAAEEAKKIGIPVVSLTGPGGQLPRIADVAIMVDSSDTAVIQNVHLALEHALCRMVEEMVVQGGFFDEPRA; encoded by the coding sequence ATGATCGACAGTGTTTTAGAACAGCTCAACGCCACGGCCGGGGAGCTTCACCGCTGGGCTACCAGCGAGGGGGTTAAGAGGCTTGAAGAGGCGGCGGACCTCATCGCCGGGGCGCTTCTCAAGGGGGGCAAGCTGTTGCTTTGCGGCAACGGCGGAAGCGCCGCGGACTGCCAGCATGTGGCGGCGGAGTTCGTCTGCAGGCTCTCCGCCTCCCGCCCAAGGGGGCCCATGGCCGCCCTTGCCCTTACAACCGACACATCCTTCATAACCGCCTGTTCCAACGACTACTCCTTCGACTTGGTCTTCGCAAGGCAGGTGAGGGGGCTGGGCAGGCCTGGGGATGTGCTGATGGCCATAAGCACCAGCGGGTCCTCCAGGAACGTGGTGTTGGCGGCGGAGGAGGCCAAGAAGATTGGGATCCCAGTGGTGTCCCTCACGGGCCCTGGAGGACAGCTGCCACGGATCGCCGATGTGGCCATCATGGTCGACTCCTCGGATACGGCGGTTATACAAAACGTGCATCTTGCGCTGGAGCATGCCCTTTGCCGCATGGTGGAGGAGATGGTGGTCCAGGGAGGTTTTTTCGATGAGCCAAGGGCTTAA
- a CDS encoding HAD family hydrolase, with the protein MNRAVFLDRDGVIIRDVGYLGEPAGVELLPGVPKALGRLKEAGWMLVVVTNQSGIGRGFFSEEDHLMVRRRMEELLYDFGVRLDGYFHCPHGPMEGCFCRKPRPGLVLKASWELQIDPARSFVVGDKMSDVELAWNVGALGILVGDDAPSAVYHARGPILRTPGLAGAAELILGP; encoded by the coding sequence GTGAACCGAGCGGTGTTCCTGGACCGGGACGGGGTGATCATAAGGGATGTGGGATACCTGGGGGAGCCGGCGGGGGTGGAGCTGCTGCCAGGCGTTCCCAAAGCCTTGGGGCGCCTTAAAGAGGCTGGGTGGATGCTTGTGGTGGTCACCAACCAGTCCGGCATAGGACGAGGGTTCTTCTCCGAGGAGGACCATCTCATGGTGAGAAGGAGGATGGAGGAGCTCCTTTATGACTTCGGGGTGCGGCTGGACGGCTACTTCCACTGCCCCCACGGCCCCATGGAGGGGTGCTTTTGCAGGAAGCCAAGGCCCGGCTTGGTATTAAAAGCCAGTTGGGAGCTTCAGATTGACCCCGCCCGCTCCTTCGTGGTGGGGGATAAGATGAGCGACGTTGAGCTGGCCTGGAACGTTGGGGCCTTGGGTATACTGGTGGGCGATGACGCTCCCTCGGCGGTCTACCATGCCAGAGGACCTATCTTGAGGACCCCTGGGCTTGCCGGTGCGGCGGAGCTCATCTTGGGCCCTTGA
- a CDS encoding GDP-L-fucose synthase — MRMPEPIFVAGHRGLVGSALVRALKARGYESIITATRQELDLTDQGAVRRFMEYHRPGSVFMAAAKVGGIMANASHPAEFIYENLAVEVNVIHQAWTAGVKKLLFLGSSCIYPKMAPQPMREEYLLTGPLEPTNEAYAVAKIAGLKMCEYYNRQYGVPFISVMPTNLYGPGDNFHPESSHVIPGMIRKFHKAKEEGRGEVTLWGTGAPRREFLHVDDLASACVFLMERYQEPEIVNVGSGEDLPIAQLAEMIRRVVGFEGDILWDRSKPDGTPRKLLDVSKIRSMGWKPTITLEDGLKDTYRWFLDHMDSIRGR; from the coding sequence ATGCGGATGCCGGAACCCATATTCGTGGCGGGGCACCGGGGCCTGGTGGGCTCCGCCCTGGTGCGGGCCCTCAAGGCCCGGGGGTATGAAAGCATAATAACTGCGACACGGCAGGAGCTGGACCTCACGGACCAGGGGGCGGTGAGGCGCTTCATGGAGTACCACAGGCCCGGGTCGGTTTTCATGGCCGCCGCCAAGGTGGGGGGCATAATGGCTAACGCCTCGCATCCTGCGGAGTTCATATACGAGAACCTGGCGGTGGAGGTCAACGTGATCCACCAGGCCTGGACCGCGGGGGTGAAGAAGCTTCTGTTCCTGGGGAGTTCGTGCATATACCCCAAGATGGCTCCCCAGCCCATGAGGGAGGAGTACCTGCTGACCGGTCCGCTGGAGCCTACAAACGAGGCCTATGCGGTGGCCAAGATAGCGGGGCTCAAGATGTGCGAGTACTACAACCGGCAGTACGGCGTGCCCTTCATCTCCGTGATGCCCACCAACCTCTACGGCCCGGGGGACAACTTCCACCCGGAGAGCTCCCACGTGATCCCCGGCATGATCCGGAAGTTCCATAAGGCCAAGGAGGAGGGGCGAGGTGAGGTGACCCTGTGGGGAACCGGCGCCCCAAGGCGGGAGTTCCTCCACGTGGACGACCTGGCGTCCGCCTGCGTATTTCTCATGGAACGCTACCAGGAACCTGAGATCGTGAACGTGGGCTCCGGGGAGGACCTACCCATAGCCCAGCTTGCGGAGATGATAAGGCGGGTGGTGGGCTTTGAGGGGGACATCCTGTGGGACCGGTCCAAGCCCGACGGTACCCCAAGGAAGCTCCTCGACGTGTCCAAGATACGCTCCATGGGCTGGAAACCCACCATAACCCTTGAGGATGGCCTTAAGGACACGTATCGATGGTTCTTGGACCACATGGATTCGATTCGGGGGCGCTGA